The Lolium rigidum isolate FL_2022 chromosome 2, APGP_CSIRO_Lrig_0.1, whole genome shotgun sequence genomic interval GATTTCCACATGCCAAGTGATGACTAACGTTTTTTTCGTTTAAATACTCAAGTGGTGGTTGAATTCAGGTCTATGACTCTGGTTCGGAAAACTGCAGCAGTTATATTTCCTTATCATATCATAATATCATATACTCTATTCAAGCATTTCCGGTTATTATTTTCTTAACCTCTCTTTTCCGTCACATCTGTAGATTCCACATATGTCTAAGctttctatttttttgttttgcaGGGACAGTACAATCTTGATTTGAAAGAGATGGGTAGCCCTAAAAAGGCTAAGGCGGAACCAGGATGTTCAGACAGAATCAGCAGTCTACCTAAAGAGATAAAGGAGTGCATCCTCTCCAATTTGAACGTCCAAGAAGCTGTTAGAGCTAGCATCCTATCAAGCGCTTGGAGGAACGTGTGGACTACTATGCCAGATATACTTCTGTATGATTGGAGCTTTGCTTCCTCTGTTTCCCAGACAACTGcacgatccaaatttattacattgGTTGATCTGGCGTTGGCGCTCCATAAGGGatctctagatacattcatacttGAAGCGCACAGAAGTTTTCATGATGTAATTGACAGGTGGATTTCCATGCTATCCAAAAAGGTGCCAAAAGCCATTACAATCAAGTTCGCCTCTGGTCCAAAGTTCAAGATTCATTCGAGCCTCTTCTCTATCAGTGATTTGAAGCACCTTCGCGTAAAGTACTGCATCATCACCTTGCCTAGGAAGTTTGAAGGTTTCAAGCGGCTAGTAGTCCTGAACCTGAAGTCTTTTTTCTGCACCGACAGTGACATCAGTTATTTAATCTCTTCCTGCCCCATGCTTAATACGTTGCGTCTGAAATATTTTAAGGACATCAATTGTCTCAACATTCAAGCTCCAGTACTCGAAGTCTTAGAGGTTGAGGGACAGTTTGAAGACCTTCATCTGAATGCCCCTAGTTTGCTCCATGCATATTTGACACTTGACAAAACTGAAGCCCA includes:
- the LOC124687309 gene encoding F-box/FBD/LRR-repeat protein At1g13570-like → MGSPKKAKAEPGCSDRISSLPKEIKECILSNLNVQEAVRASILSSAWRNVWTTMPDILLYDWSFASSVSQTTARSKFITLVDLALALHKGSLDTFILEAHRSFHDVIDRWISMLSKKVPKAITIKFASGPKFKIHSSLFSISDLKHLRVKYCIITLPRKFEGFKRLVVLNLKSFFCTDSDISYLISSCPMLNTLRLKYFKDINCLNIQAPVLEVLEVEGQFEDLHLNAPSLLHAYLTLDKTEAHKYVPVAHDGKRYLMQVFGSLADVKTLTVSGSFLTYLSKGCLLTKLPGAFHRLEKIGIERCFWNWTEALAICSIFENARMLRELEIWSYPREEVYARNGVWDQDETAIQKPPLDHLSMVTINEFRGLRCEVSFLGMLLSWAPALEELKIHRVNDEDDDSEEICMCKALMRLLALPRVSPKAKVIVT